CGTTGGCTTCGTTGTGGGCCGGGATGATGACGCTGATGCGAGGTTGGGGCATGAAAGGGAGGCGCAGAAATCAGCCGCCGCCAAACAAAACAGGGCTTTTGGTGCTCTATGCACCACAAAGATGCCCCCGCGGCCGTAAAGCCGCACCGTGCCGCCACCGTGCGGCCCTTTCCCTTAGCTCCCAACCGTATGCTCCAGGTAGGACAACTTGCCCCCGATTTCACGCTCACCACCACTACCGGCGCCACCTTTCGCCTGTCCGAAAAGCGCGGCCGCCACGTGGTGCTGTACTTCTACCCCAAAGACGATACCCCCGGCTGCACCGCCGAAGCCTGCTCGTTTCGCGACCAGTACGAAGATTTCAAAGACCTCGGCGCCGAAGTGGTGGGCGTGAGCTCCGACAGCGAGGCCTCGCACCAGAAATTCACCCAGAAGCACCGCCTGCCCTTCGAACTCCTGGCCGATGCCGACGGCAAGGTGCGCAAGCTCTACGAGGTGCCCCGCGCCCTGCTGGGCCTGCTGCCCGGCCGCGTCACGTTTGTAATTGACAAGCAAGGCGTTATCCAATACATCTTCAATTCCCTCAGCGGCGCCACCGACCACGTAAGCAACGCCAGGAAAGTGCTGGAAGGACTGCCTGAGTAGGCCGCGCTTCCAACATTTTATTTGGGCTAGGCCGGGTTTTTCAAGTACCGACGAGGGTTTTGGCGTAGACGCAACTTCACCTCCTGAATTTGTGATGCCTCGTTTCCTCCTCTTTCTACTGCTGCCCCTGTTGCTGAGCGGCGCGCCGGCTTGGTCCCAAACGGCCCCGCTCAATGCCACGCTGGACGGGTATGAGTATCCGTTTGCAGTTAAAATACTGCCCTTGAAAATTGAAGGCCAGGCCCTGCGCATGGCCTACATGGACGTGCCCGCCACGGCCCGGGCCAACGGCCGCACCGTGGTGCTGCTGCACGGCAAAAATTTCTTCGGGGCCTACTGGCGCGAAACCATTCGGACATTGGCGGCGGCCGGCTTTCGCGTGGTGGTGCCCGACCAGATTGGCTTCGGCAAATCCGACAAGGCCGACATTCATTATTCCTTTCACCAACTGGCCCGCAACACGAAGCACTTGCTCGATACGCTGGGGGTGAAAAAGGCAATCGTGGTGGGCCACAGCATGGGCGGCATGCTGGCCACGCGCTTTGCCCTGCTCTATCCGGAAGCCACCGAAAAGCTGGTACTCGAAAACCCCATCGGGCTAGAGGACTACCGCGTGGGCGTGCCCTTTCAGACCGTGGACCAGGCCGAAGCCACCGAGCGGAAAAGCACCGAAGCCAGCATTCGCAAATACCACGCGACGTATTACCCCAACGGCTACCCGGCCGCCCACGACCAATGGCTGCTGCCGCTGGCGGCACAAACCACAAGCCCCGATTTTCCGAAAGTGGCGCGGGCCAACGGCCTCACTTTTGAGATGATATACCAGCAGCCGGTGAGCTACGAATTCAACCGCATTGCCGTGCCCACGCTGCTCATCATCGGCCAGGCCGACCGCACCGTGGTGGGCAAGGGCCTGATAAAAGACCCCAAAACGCTGGCTCAAATGGGCCAGTATCCGAACCTGGGTCGCCGCACCGCCGCCCAAATAAAAGGCGCGAAGCTGGTGGAGCTGCCCAACGTGGGCCACATCCCGCACCTGGAAGTATCAGCGCAGTTTCACAAAGCCTTGCTGACTTTTCTACAATAGAAGATGCTGAGCCTTAGCGGCGCGCGCCAAGGACTGGGCTGATAGGCCGATAATCTCAGGGCGACGGCTTGGGCAATAGTTGCCTGTAATTGGGGGGCGGTTAGTAGCAGTGGATATGGTCTCAGTAGTCAGTAAATGAGCGGGTATGCTTGGCTTATGCATCAGCTTGTTTGTATTTTTGCGCCGTGAAACGCGGGTTGCTAAAAGCCAATTGCTACCGCCACTACTCCGTACTCTGCCGCTATGCCCGAATTATTTATAGAGATGTTTAGGCGCGCGCAGCAGGAAAAACGCCTGCTCGGCGTGCGCACCACCCAATCGGATGGCCGCTTTTCGGTGGGCTACGTCATCAACTTCAGCGACGAGCTGATGATGATGCGCGTCATCAACCGCGACGGCATGCAAACCGGCATCCAGTCCTTCAACATCGAGGAAATCTTCCAGTTGGATTTTGATGACCGGTACATTCGCAACATCGAAATCAAGGAAGACAACCGCGACAAAGTATACGCCGGCATCAAGTCGCCGGCGTTCATAGAGCAAGAGTATCTCACCATTCCGCTGCTGTTGTCGCGTGCCCAGGAAGCCGGGCAGCTTGTGTACCTCACCTCGCAGGTGGGGGCCGATTTGTACGGCTACATCCGGCAGTACACCGAGCAGGAGCTGCTGCTCGAATGCTACACCGAATACGGCGAGCCCGACGGCCTGACCGTGCTGCGCGTCGAAAACATCCGCAGCTTCGTGTGGAGCGACGAAGACACCCGCATGATTGAGCTGCACCTCAAGCGCCGGCAGCAGCAGGGCTAAAATGGCCCAGCGCAGCTGCTAGGAAAGGATGCGCAGCGAGTCGGCATGAATCAGCGGCGAAGCCTGGTAGCGGCCCTCACGCGGGCCGTTTTCCAGATTGAGCACGCCGCGGGGGCAAGCCGTGCTGCACAGGCCGCAGCCCACGCACGCGGCCCGAATGATGGGCTCGCCGCGCTGGGCGTATTGCTTCACGTCGATGCCCATCTCGCACACGTTGGAGCAGTTGCCGCACGAGATGCACTGCCCGCCGTTGGTGCTGATGCGGAAACGGGAAAAATGCTTTTGCAGCAGGCCCAGGTAGGCCGCCATGGGGCAGCCGAAGCGGCACCACACCCGCGAGCCCATGATGGGGTAGAAGCCCACCCCAATCACGCCCGAAAACACCGAGCCGATGGCGAAGCCATACCATTTGGCCGCCACCCTGCCGGCCTCGCCCAGCAGGGTGCTGCCCGTGGCAAAATGCACCCACAGCAAGGCCGTGATGGCTACGATAAGGCCCAGAATGGGGTAGATGAGCCGGACTTCCCAGCGCCAAGCGGCGCGGCTTTTGTCGGAAAGTTGGCGGTAGGGGTCGCCGGCGGTTTCGGCCAGGCCGCCGCAGCCGCACACCCACGAGCAGTACCAGCGCTTGCCGAAGAAATAGGTGAGCACCGGCGTGGCCAGCAGCGACATCACCGCGCCCCAAAACACCATGAACACGCCCAGCCCCCCGTTTTGCAGCAGCGACGTGACAGTGCCCGGAAACAGGTAGTCGTACTTCAGCGGCCAGAAATACGAGAAGTAAAATTCGGGCTGCTGGAAAAAGAGCAGCACGCCCGGGATGAGGAAGGAAAAGCCCAGCTGAAAAAACATCACCGAGGCCGTGCGGATGAGCTGGTAGCGCGAGTGCCGGTATTTCCACAGGGCCCGGCCGCCCATGAGCAGCACGGCCAGCGTGTAGAAGGTGCCGTAGAGAAACCACTGGTCGGCAGGCCGGGCGCGCAGCCACTGGCTGAAGCCATCGAGGGCGTGCACGAGGTTGTTGAGGGGGCCGAAGTGACCGTGGCCGTCATCGCCGCTGTACCAGTACAGCACCACGTAGAAGCCCGTGAGCACCAACCCCGTCACCCAGGCCACGGCGCCGCGCCCGGTGCTGGCGCGCAGCCAGAGGTTGTCGTGCTGCACCCCGGCGGGCCGGCCGCCAAATTTCAGCCAGCTCCAGGCCAGCGTGCCGCTGCTCACCAGCGCCACCGCCAGGTAAAACCACAGCCGTTGCCGGCTGGGGTTGGCGTCGGCCAGGGCCAAGAGCAGGGCGAGCAGGCCACCTGCCACCACGGCCAGCGTGAGCTTTTCGGCTGGGGGAGCAGTGGGCAGAGGGGGCGCGATGGTCATGTTGGGGTATAAGGTTTATTAAATGGCTGTCATGCTGAGCAGAGCGAAGGACCTTCTCAGGTTCGGGTGGACTGCATTGCTGCTCATCGTTCTGGCGTGAGAAGGTCCTTCGCTCTGCTCAGGATGACAGTTATGTTGGTCGTGGCACCAGCTAGTGGCACCTTCAAGCTCCCTTCTCAATGATGGTGATGGTGATGCGGCTCATCGGGCTTGCCGAAGACGTTTTTCAGCGTGCCGAGAATGTACAAAGCCGTCCAACACACGTACAGCCAATTGAAGCCCTCGGGGGTGTGGCCCACGAAGAAGTGCAGAATCAGGTGCGCGCCGGCGCTCATCAGCAGGCCGGTGAGGGCGATGAACTGGAAGCTGTTGAGGGCCGAAGGCCGGTAAAGTTTGGAGAAGTCCACGGAAAAGCGGGGGATTAAATGTGCGAGGGCAACAGGCGTCCTAACAGACCTTTGCGCTGCTTCAGGGCCACGGGCAGCTGCGGAAATTGGCGGTTGAAGGCCGCAAGCATGGCCGGCTCGTGCTGCGGGAAAAACTCGGGGTCAAAATTAGCCGCTCCCAGGTGAGCCAGCACAGTCGTCACGGGCGCCTGCGCCAGTATCCACTGCTCGCACACGGCCTGGCGCAGGCGCAAGCCCAAGGCGTTAAACCCCAGCACGGTGTGCGGCGCAGCAACCCCGAAGTACACCCGCACCGCCGCCCGGCCCGACGGGTGTTCCCAATAGAAGCTCGCCACGCCCGGCACTGGCCCGGCGGGCGCCGCGCCGTAGGTCTGGTATTCGAGGTTGAAGAACTTGGCCGAGTTGAACCAGACGCCGCGGCGGTAGGCGGTGGGCTGCCCGCAGAGGGAGTGCGCCACGGTTTCGCCCTGCATGCGGCCCGTGTACCAGAGCTGCTCGATGGGCACCTGGCCGGCGCTGGGCCGGCGGTGCTGGGCGCAGTCGCCAGCCGCCCACACGTTGGGCACGCTGGTGCGCAGGTACTCGTCGACGAGGATGCCGCGGTCGGTTTCCACAGCCGGGTCGGTGCGGGCGAGGGTTAGGTTGGGGGTAACGCCCACGGCCAGGCCCACCCACTGACAGGGTATCTCTTCGCCGGCGCTGGTGCGTACGGCGCACACGCGCCCCTCGGTGTCGCCCAGAATTTCGGCCAGCTCGGTGCGGTAGCGTACTGGCACGTGGTTTTCCTCAAACTGCCGGTCTACCAGGTTGGCTTCCTCCGGCGGTAGCACCGAGGCCCAGTAGTGCGCGTCGCGCACCAATACCACGGGTTCGATGCCGCGGGAGTGCAGCATTTCGGCTAGTTCCACGCCGATGAGGCCGCCGCCCACCACCACGCCCCGGCTGATGCCGTGAGTGTCTCGGGCCATGGCGTCGAGGTCGGGGAGGCCGTAGAGGCCTTGCACGCCGGCCAGGTGCTGGCCGGGCCAGTCGGGGCGGCGGCTTTCGGAGCCGGTGG
This DNA window, taken from Hymenobacter sp. 5317J-9, encodes the following:
- a CDS encoding peroxiredoxin; amino-acid sequence: MLQVGQLAPDFTLTTTTGATFRLSEKRGRHVVLYFYPKDDTPGCTAEACSFRDQYEDFKDLGAEVVGVSSDSEASHQKFTQKHRLPFELLADADGKVRKLYEVPRALLGLLPGRVTFVIDKQGVIQYIFNSLSGATDHVSNARKVLEGLPE
- a CDS encoding 4Fe-4S dicluster domain-containing protein, with product MTIAPPLPTAPPAEKLTLAVVAGGLLALLLALADANPSRQRLWFYLAVALVSSGTLAWSWLKFGGRPAGVQHDNLWLRASTGRGAVAWVTGLVLTGFYVVLYWYSGDDGHGHFGPLNNLVHALDGFSQWLRARPADQWFLYGTFYTLAVLLMGGRALWKYRHSRYQLIRTASVMFFQLGFSFLIPGVLLFFQQPEFYFSYFWPLKYDYLFPGTVTSLLQNGGLGVFMVFWGAVMSLLATPVLTYFFGKRWYCSWVCGCGGLAETAGDPYRQLSDKSRAAWRWEVRLIYPILGLIVAITALLWVHFATGSTLLGEAGRVAAKWYGFAIGSVFSGVIGVGFYPIMGSRVWCRFGCPMAAYLGLLQKHFSRFRISTNGGQCISCGNCSNVCEMGIDVKQYAQRGEPIIRAACVGCGLCSTACPRGVLNLENGPREGRYQASPLIHADSLRILS
- a CDS encoding alpha/beta hydrolase yields the protein MPRFLLFLLLPLLLSGAPAWSQTAPLNATLDGYEYPFAVKILPLKIEGQALRMAYMDVPATARANGRTVVLLHGKNFFGAYWRETIRTLAAAGFRVVVPDQIGFGKSDKADIHYSFHQLARNTKHLLDTLGVKKAIVVGHSMGGMLATRFALLYPEATEKLVLENPIGLEDYRVGVPFQTVDQAEATERKSTEASIRKYHATYYPNGYPAAHDQWLLPLAAQTTSPDFPKVARANGLTFEMIYQQPVSYEFNRIAVPTLLIIGQADRTVVGKGLIKDPKTLAQMGQYPNLGRRTAAQIKGAKLVELPNVGHIPHLEVSAQFHKALLTFLQ
- a CDS encoding FAD-dependent oxidoreductase, with the translated sequence MHLVIVGNGITGVSCALAVRRLQPEAHITLVSGESAHHYSRTALMYVYMGHLRPQDIKPYEDWFWQENRLTLVHATATALSTRDNRLTLDNGTTLAYDQLLLATGSESRRPDWPGQHLAGVQGLYGLPDLDAMARDTHGISRGVVVGGGLIGVELAEMLHSRGIEPVVLVRDAHYWASVLPPEEANLVDRQFEENHVPVRYRTELAEILGDTEGRVCAVRTSAGEEIPCQWVGLAVGVTPNLTLARTDPAVETDRGILVDEYLRTSVPNVWAAGDCAQHRRPSAGQVPIEQLWYTGRMQGETVAHSLCGQPTAYRRGVWFNSAKFFNLEYQTYGAAPAGPVPGVASFYWEHPSGRAAVRVYFGVAAPHTVLGFNALGLRLRQAVCEQWILAQAPVTTVLAHLGAANFDPEFFPQHEPAMLAAFNRQFPQLPVALKQRKGLLGRLLPSHI